A genomic segment from Luteibacter aegosomatis encodes:
- a CDS encoding UDP-N-acetylmuramoyl-L-alanyl-D-glutamate--2,6-diaminopimelate ligase encodes MTLRLAELLDGFADTQGAGDIAVSGLSLDSREIAPGHAFVALRGLKNHGVDFAAKAVEQGAVAILAEPPFDAVDAGVPVVAVKGLREHVGAIAARFHGDPSKALEVVGVTGTNGKTSTVQLIAQALAFLGRKPATVGTLGAGMHGAIAEGERTTPDAIRMQALFAGFRDAGATHVAMEVSSHALEQGRVNAVAFDIAVFTNLTRDHLDYHGTMEAYGAAKAKLFAFEGLRAAVINVDDAFGVKLAKGLPEGVAKLRTSMAHDATEKDAEIRADIVVTSAKGLSFNLNTPWGMRTVRSALLGRFNVANLLAVAAVLGAMGEPFDRIHAALESLQPVNGRMSRLGGDGRKPLVVVDYSHTPDALKQALLALRSHTKGRLVCVFGAGGDRDQGKRPIMAGIAERLADVVIVTDDNPRTEDGDAIVAQIVAGFAHPDTVMVERDRTSAIALALADAKADDVVLIAGKGHETYQEGPEGKRPFDDLAVAAEAMAPRAKGVRA; translated from the coding sequence ATGACCCTTCGCCTCGCCGAACTGCTCGACGGGTTCGCCGACACGCAGGGTGCCGGCGACATCGCCGTTTCAGGCCTTTCGCTCGACTCGCGCGAGATCGCCCCCGGTCATGCCTTCGTCGCGCTGCGCGGCCTCAAGAACCATGGCGTCGACTTCGCCGCGAAAGCGGTGGAGCAGGGCGCCGTCGCCATCCTCGCCGAACCGCCGTTCGACGCCGTCGACGCGGGCGTGCCCGTGGTCGCCGTGAAGGGCCTGCGCGAGCACGTCGGCGCCATCGCCGCGCGTTTCCACGGCGATCCGTCGAAGGCGCTGGAGGTCGTCGGCGTCACCGGCACCAACGGCAAGACGTCCACCGTGCAGCTGATCGCGCAGGCGCTGGCCTTCCTCGGTCGCAAGCCGGCCACGGTCGGCACGCTGGGCGCGGGCATGCATGGCGCCATCGCGGAAGGTGAGCGCACCACGCCCGACGCCATCCGCATGCAGGCGCTGTTCGCCGGATTCCGCGACGCCGGCGCCACGCACGTGGCGATGGAAGTCTCCTCGCATGCGCTGGAGCAGGGCCGCGTCAACGCGGTGGCCTTCGACATCGCCGTGTTCACCAACCTCACCCGCGACCATCTCGACTACCACGGCACGATGGAAGCCTACGGCGCGGCCAAGGCGAAGCTCTTCGCCTTCGAGGGCCTGCGGGCGGCGGTGATCAACGTCGACGACGCCTTCGGCGTGAAGCTCGCCAAGGGCTTGCCCGAGGGCGTGGCGAAGCTGCGCACCTCGATGGCGCACGATGCCACCGAGAAAGATGCCGAGATCCGCGCCGACATCGTGGTGACCTCGGCCAAGGGCCTGTCGTTCAACCTCAACACGCCGTGGGGCATGCGCACCGTGCGCAGCGCGTTGCTCGGCCGCTTCAACGTCGCCAACCTGCTCGCCGTGGCGGCGGTGCTCGGCGCGATGGGCGAACCGTTCGATCGCATCCATGCCGCGCTGGAGTCGCTGCAGCCGGTCAACGGCCGCATGAGCCGCCTCGGCGGCGACGGCAGGAAGCCGCTCGTGGTGGTCGACTACTCGCACACCCCCGATGCGCTGAAGCAGGCGCTGCTGGCGCTGCGTTCGCATACCAAGGGCCGCCTGGTCTGCGTATTCGGCGCGGGCGGCGATCGCGACCAGGGCAAGCGCCCGATCATGGCCGGCATCGCCGAGCGCCTCGCCGACGTGGTGATCGTCACCGACGACAACCCGCGTACCGAAGACGGCGACGCCATCGTGGCGCAGATCGTGGCCGGCTTCGCCCACCCCGACACCGTGATGGTCGAGCGCGATCGCACGTCGGCCATCGCCCTGGCCCTGGCCGACGCGAAGGCCGACGACGTCGTGCTGATCGCCGGCAAGGGCCACGAAACCTATCAGGAAGGTCCGGAGGGCAAGCGCCCCTTCGACGACCTCGCCGTCGCCGCCGAGGCGATGGCGCCCCGTGCCAAAGGAGTTCGCGCATGA
- a CDS encoding peptidoglycan D,D-transpeptidase FtsI family protein codes for MKARYGKPVVPSRRRGQGPSPRKRMTVMVALLCVAASGLVVRAFDLQVVRKQFYQDQGDARFLREMPIAVSRGTIFDRNGEPLAVSTPVASIWANPPEVLENADRIPELAHALHVDADDLKQKIEARADKEFMYIARQMRPEDAQAIVDLKIPGISSQREYRRYYPSGAVNSHILGFTNIDDHGQEGLELAFDEWLAGKPGAKRVIRDRMGHVVEDVELVREPQPGRDLTLSIDRRIQYLAYSSLKDALEKNKADSGSIVVMDVHTGEVLGMANLPSFNPNAVRGSTPQERRNRAVTDVVEPGSTMKAFTMAAALTSGKYTPTSPLIETSPGSWMMGGHPVRDTHNWGTLTPTGVITKSSNVGAAKIAMTLDTDFLYDTYKSFGLGNSTGSGFPGEASGYLPVGRTWKPIEKSRLAYGYNLNVTPMQLAAGYAAIANGGAYRAPSFIKGADNPPNQIITPEVAHELVRMLETVLAPGGTGYGFASVANYSVAGKTGTSHKNSAGGYFANNYISLFVGMIPASNPRVVTVVVINDPKGGHYYGGSVAGPAFAQVMQGAVRLLDIPPDNVGRWYAGGPSQGGMISTNNAPPQADESAAEEVVP; via the coding sequence ATGAAGGCCCGTTACGGCAAGCCGGTAGTGCCCAGCCGCCGCCGCGGCCAGGGCCCGAGCCCGCGCAAGCGCATGACCGTGATGGTGGCGCTGCTGTGCGTGGCCGCCTCCGGTCTGGTCGTGCGCGCGTTCGACCTGCAGGTGGTGCGCAAGCAGTTCTACCAGGACCAGGGCGATGCCCGCTTCCTGCGCGAGATGCCCATCGCGGTGTCGCGCGGCACCATCTTCGACCGCAACGGCGAGCCGCTGGCGGTGTCCACGCCGGTCGCCTCGATCTGGGCCAACCCGCCCGAGGTGCTGGAAAACGCCGACCGCATTCCCGAACTGGCCCATGCGCTGCATGTCGACGCCGACGACCTCAAGCAGAAGATCGAGGCGCGCGCCGACAAGGAGTTCATGTACATCGCCCGCCAGATGCGCCCGGAAGACGCGCAGGCCATCGTCGACCTCAAGATCCCCGGTATTTCCTCGCAGCGCGAATACCGCCGCTACTACCCGTCGGGCGCGGTGAACAGCCACATCCTCGGCTTCACCAACATCGACGACCACGGCCAGGAAGGCCTGGAGCTGGCCTTCGACGAATGGCTGGCCGGCAAGCCGGGCGCCAAGCGCGTGATCCGCGACCGCATGGGCCACGTGGTGGAAGACGTCGAACTGGTCCGCGAGCCGCAGCCGGGGCGCGACCTCACGCTGTCCATCGACCGCCGCATCCAGTATCTCGCCTACAGCTCGCTGAAAGACGCCCTGGAGAAGAACAAGGCCGACTCCGGCTCCATCGTGGTGATGGACGTGCACACGGGCGAAGTGCTCGGCATGGCCAACCTGCCGTCGTTCAATCCCAACGCGGTGCGCGGCAGCACGCCGCAGGAGCGCCGCAATCGCGCCGTTACCGACGTGGTGGAGCCGGGCTCGACGATGAAGGCCTTCACCATGGCCGCCGCGCTCACCAGCGGCAAGTACACGCCCACCTCGCCGCTGATCGAGACCTCGCCCGGCAGCTGGATGATGGGCGGCCATCCCGTGCGCGACACGCACAACTGGGGCACGCTCACGCCCACCGGCGTCATCACCAAGTCGTCCAACGTCGGCGCGGCGAAGATCGCGATGACGCTCGATACCGACTTCCTCTACGACACGTACAAGTCGTTCGGCCTGGGCAACAGCACGGGCAGCGGCTTCCCCGGCGAAGCGTCCGGTTACCTGCCGGTGGGGCGTACCTGGAAGCCGATCGAGAAGTCGCGCTTGGCCTACGGTTACAACCTCAACGTCACGCCCATGCAGCTGGCCGCCGGTTACGCCGCCATCGCCAACGGCGGCGCGTATCGCGCACCCAGCTTCATCAAAGGTGCCGACAACCCGCCCAACCAGATCATCACGCCCGAGGTGGCGCACGAGCTGGTCCGCATGCTCGAAACCGTGCTCGCTCCCGGCGGCACGGGCTACGGTTTCGCTTCGGTCGCCAACTACAGCGTGGCGGGCAAGACCGGCACCTCGCACAAGAACTCGGCGGGCGGCTACTTCGCCAACAATTACATCTCCCTGTTCGTCGGCATGATCCCGGCCAGCAACCCGCGCGTGGTCACCGTCGTGGTCATCAACGATCCGAAGGGCGGCCATTACTACGGCGGCTCCGTGGCCGGCCCGGCCTTCGCCCAGGTGATGCAGGGCGCGGTCCGCCTGCTCGACATCCCGCCCGACAACGTCGGTCGCTGGTATGCCGGCGGCCCCAGCCAGGGCGGCATGATCAGCACCAACAACGCGCCGCCCCAGGCGGACGAGAGCGCGGCGGAAGAGGTGGTCCCATGA
- the ftsL gene encoding cell division protein FtsL codes for MKAFGALCLTILLLAVIASAIGVVWTRHESRVLFVELSRLQSQKDDLGVEYGRLELEQATYAEPSRIDAEARARLGMFTPKQQDIQLVRR; via the coding sequence ATGAAAGCCTTCGGCGCCCTCTGCCTCACGATCCTGCTGCTGGCGGTCATCGCCAGCGCGATCGGCGTGGTGTGGACGCGCCACGAAAGCCGGGTGCTCTTCGTGGAACTGTCGCGCCTGCAAAGCCAGAAGGACGACCTCGGCGTCGAATACGGCCGCCTCGAACTGGAGCAGGCCACCTATGCGGAGCCCAGCCGCATCGATGCGGAAGCCCGCGCGCGCCTCGGCATGTTCACGCCGAAGCAGCAGGACATCCAGCTGGTGCGCCGATGA
- the rsmH gene encoding 16S rRNA (cytosine(1402)-N(4))-methyltransferase RsmH: MAGREVHIPVMLDEVVEGLALRENGRYLDGTFGRGGHARAILSRLSADGRLFLMDRDPTAIAVAEAGLATDPRVGLRHDNFATMGEWPALEGGLDGILLDLGVSSPQLDDASRGFSFMADAPLDMRMDPTRGLSAADFLAQADEAEIADVLWTFGEERFSRRIARAIVERRATAPITRTGELSELVARCVGRREPGKNPATRTFQALRIRVNAELESVERGLEAALELLHVGGRLAVISFHSLEDRTVKQFIRSHEGRVQGNRRAPPTEAKPARLKPVGKAIFPSDAEIAANPRSRSAVLRIAEKLA; this comes from the coding sequence ATGGCGGGGCGCGAAGTGCACATCCCGGTGATGCTCGACGAAGTGGTGGAGGGCCTCGCCTTGCGCGAGAACGGGCGTTATCTGGATGGGACATTCGGCCGCGGCGGTCACGCCCGGGCCATCCTTTCCCGTCTCTCCGCCGACGGCCGCCTGTTTCTCATGGATCGCGATCCCACGGCCATCGCCGTGGCCGAAGCCGGCCTCGCCACCGATCCGCGCGTCGGCCTGCGCCACGATAACTTCGCCACGATGGGCGAGTGGCCGGCCCTCGAGGGCGGTCTCGACGGCATCCTGCTCGACCTGGGCGTCTCGTCGCCGCAGCTCGACGACGCCAGCCGCGGCTTCAGCTTCATGGCCGATGCGCCGCTGGACATGCGCATGGATCCCACCCGCGGCCTCAGCGCCGCCGATTTCCTCGCCCAGGCCGACGAGGCCGAGATCGCCGACGTGCTGTGGACCTTTGGGGAAGAGCGCTTCAGCCGCCGCATCGCCCGTGCCATCGTCGAGCGTCGCGCCACCGCGCCGATCACGCGCACCGGCGAGCTGTCCGAGCTGGTGGCCCGTTGCGTGGGCCGTCGCGAGCCAGGCAAGAATCCGGCCACGCGCACCTTCCAGGCGTTGCGCATCCGCGTCAACGCCGAACTGGAATCGGTCGAACGCGGCCTCGAGGCCGCGCTGGAACTGCTCCACGTCGGCGGTCGCCTCGCCGTCATCAGTTTCCATTCGCTGGAAGACCGCACGGTGAAGCAGTTCATCCGCTCGCACGAAGGTCGCGTGCAGGGCAACCGCCGCGCGCCGCCCACCGAGGCGAAGCCCGCCCGGCTGAAGCCGGTCGGCAAGGCGATCTTCCCCTCCGATGCCGAGATCGCCGCGAACCCGCGTTCGCGTTCGGCGGTGCTGCGCATCGCGGAGAAGCTCGCATGA
- the mraZ gene encoding division/cell wall cluster transcriptional repressor MraZ, which translates to MFQGETAITVDDKGRLTIPTSYRDLVADACANRLVIAYNPFETGCLWIFPYAEWEQVRDQVNALPSVKAVHRALQMKLVGAAAIVEPDGAARVLLPASQRAAAGIEKKAVLLGMGNKFELWSEQAHLAKIRQTIGEDEISDDMAELRL; encoded by the coding sequence ATGTTCCAAGGCGAAACCGCCATCACGGTCGACGACAAGGGTCGTCTGACGATTCCGACCTCGTATCGGGATCTGGTGGCCGACGCCTGCGCGAACCGGTTGGTGATCGCCTACAACCCCTTCGAGACAGGCTGTCTGTGGATCTTCCCGTACGCGGAGTGGGAACAGGTCCGCGACCAGGTCAACGCGCTTCCCAGCGTCAAGGCCGTGCATCGCGCGCTGCAGATGAAGCTGGTCGGCGCCGCCGCCATCGTCGAGCCCGACGGTGCCGCGCGCGTGCTCCTGCCGGCCAGCCAACGGGCCGCGGCTGGCATAGAAAAAAAGGCCGTGTTGCTCGGCATGGGCAACAAGTTCGAACTCTGGAGCGAACAGGCCCACCTCGCGAAGATCCGCCAGACCATCGGCGAGGACGAGATAAGCGACGACATGGCGGAGCTGCGGTTGTGA
- the rsmI gene encoding 16S rRNA (cytidine(1402)-2'-O)-methyltransferase, translating into MSTARPGILHVVATPIGNRDDIGARAIETLRRVAVIAAEDTRHTRPLLQHLGIDTPLVALHDHNERTAVDGLVERMRAGADVALVSDAGTPLISDPGFRLVRAARVAGLKVSPVPGPSAVVAALSVAGLPSDRFVFEGFLAAKAGARRSRLAELAGESRTLIFYESSHRIVECLEDMREAFGDDREAVVARELTKLFETVLGAPLAGLVEQVKADPNQQKGEFVVMVAGREAGEDERIAEGLRVFGILKEELPPAKAAKLAAAITGAPRKALYGA; encoded by the coding sequence ATGTCCACAGCCCGCCCCGGTATCCTGCACGTCGTCGCCACGCCCATCGGCAATCGCGACGACATCGGCGCGCGCGCTATCGAGACGCTGCGCAGGGTCGCGGTGATCGCCGCCGAGGACACGCGGCATACGCGCCCCCTGTTGCAGCACCTGGGCATCGATACGCCGCTGGTGGCCCTGCACGACCACAACGAACGTACCGCCGTGGACGGCCTCGTCGAACGCATGCGCGCGGGGGCCGACGTGGCCCTGGTCTCCGACGCCGGCACGCCGCTGATCAGCGACCCGGGCTTCCGCCTCGTCCGCGCGGCGCGCGTGGCCGGATTGAAGGTGAGTCCCGTGCCGGGACCCAGCGCCGTAGTGGCCGCGCTGTCCGTGGCGGGCTTGCCGAGCGACCGGTTCGTGTTCGAGGGATTCCTCGCCGCCAAGGCCGGTGCCCGCCGTTCGCGGCTGGCCGAACTGGCCGGGGAATCGCGCACGCTCATCTTCTACGAGTCGTCGCACCGCATCGTCGAATGCCTGGAAGACATGCGCGAGGCGTTCGGCGACGACAGGGAAGCCGTGGTGGCGCGCGAGCTCACCAAGCTCTTCGAAACGGTGCTCGGCGCACCGCTGGCCGGGCTGGTCGAGCAGGTGAAGGCCGATCCCAACCAGCAGAAGGGCGAGTTCGTGGTGATGGTGGCCGGCCGCGAAGCGGGCGAGGACGAACGCATCGCCGAAGGGCTTCGCGTGTTCGGCATCCTGAAAGAGGAACTGCCGCCGGCGAAGGCGGCGAAGCTGGCGGCGGCGATCACGGGGGCGCCGCGGAAAGCGCTTTACGGGGCCTGA
- a CDS encoding penicillin-binding protein activator yields the protein MRAMRATTLGLLLTAGLAGCVTPGGTTRPHGAAPSGEATQAAQALYTKGQFDQAAQAYLALAEQDGANRDYFKLLAAEAYRQEGALDRAAPVVADIRRSRLEGEDALRFDALRAEIALKKNDPATALSLTGKPSSRVSAQIAQRLAELRARAQAASGDPWSAAQTRVEMDGQLHGIDREENRREILTLLTGLGAQPLAERLAPMPANDPMRPWVVEAQSRLGSATRSPAVLDQAVGTVTGDKNVREGYKVPNKVALLLPLSGPLAGAGAAIRDGFFTNYVDSAHANAPRPQVVVYDSGNDAAHAVSAYDKAVADGANFVVGPLNREGVSAIFAKGALPAPMLTLNYPSDNKNLPPSGASEFGLLPETEGAQVADHMADRGLHKAVAIVSTDDFARRAGNAFKAEWQARGGTLVSQVTLDASSIDFASQLAGINVGESPEEQADAGVFISMKPQQARLLLPQLRLAKNTLPVFATSHVYGGNDDPSSDRDLEGVEFCDAPWLFDAQPGLARRGDLANAIPATRGVAARLFAFGMDAWGLVPYVDWMRGHPGSYLPGATGQLVADEFGRVRRVLIWARFTDGVARPVAGSLELEAPATAPDVENGGG from the coding sequence ATGCGAGCGATGCGTGCCACCACCCTCGGCCTCCTCCTGACCGCCGGCCTCGCCGGTTGCGTAACGCCGGGCGGCACCACCCGACCGCACGGCGCCGCGCCGTCGGGCGAAGCCACGCAGGCGGCGCAGGCCCTCTACACCAAGGGCCAGTTCGACCAGGCCGCGCAGGCCTATCTCGCTCTCGCCGAACAGGACGGCGCGAATCGCGACTACTTCAAGCTTCTCGCCGCCGAGGCCTATCGCCAGGAAGGTGCGCTCGACCGCGCCGCGCCGGTGGTGGCCGATATCCGCCGCTCCCGCCTGGAAGGCGAGGACGCCCTGCGCTTCGACGCCCTGCGCGCCGAGATCGCGCTGAAGAAGAACGACCCCGCCACCGCCCTCTCGCTCACCGGCAAGCCGTCGTCGCGCGTCTCGGCGCAGATCGCCCAGCGGCTCGCCGAACTGCGCGCCCGCGCGCAGGCGGCCTCGGGCGATCCGTGGAGCGCCGCGCAGACCCGCGTGGAGATGGACGGCCAGCTGCACGGCATCGATCGCGAGGAAAACCGTCGCGAGATCCTCACCCTGCTGACCGGCCTGGGCGCGCAGCCGCTGGCCGAACGACTCGCGCCGATGCCCGCCAACGATCCGATGCGGCCCTGGGTGGTGGAAGCGCAGAGCCGCCTCGGCAGCGCCACCCGCAGCCCGGCCGTGCTCGACCAGGCGGTGGGTACGGTCACCGGCGACAAGAACGTGCGCGAAGGCTACAAGGTACCCAACAAGGTGGCGCTCCTGCTGCCGCTGAGCGGCCCGCTGGCCGGTGCGGGGGCCGCGATCCGCGACGGCTTCTTCACCAACTACGTCGACTCGGCGCACGCCAACGCGCCGCGCCCGCAGGTGGTGGTGTACGACTCGGGCAACGACGCGGCGCACGCCGTATCCGCCTACGACAAGGCCGTGGCCGACGGCGCGAACTTCGTCGTCGGCCCGCTCAACCGCGAAGGCGTGTCGGCGATCTTCGCCAAGGGCGCGCTGCCCGCGCCGATGCTCACCCTGAACTATCCCAGCGACAACAAGAACCTGCCGCCCTCCGGCGCCAGCGAGTTCGGCCTGCTGCCGGAAACCGAAGGCGCCCAGGTCGCCGACCACATGGCCGATCGCGGCCTGCACAAGGCGGTGGCGATCGTCTCCACCGACGATTTCGCCCGCCGCGCCGGCAACGCCTTCAAGGCCGAATGGCAGGCGCGCGGCGGCACGCTGGTGAGCCAGGTCACGCTGGATGCATCGAGCATCGATTTCGCCTCGCAGCTCGCCGGCATCAACGTCGGCGAAAGCCCCGAGGAGCAGGCCGATGCCGGCGTGTTCATCAGCATGAAGCCGCAGCAGGCCCGCCTGCTGTTGCCCCAGCTGCGCCTGGCGAAAAACACCCTCCCGGTGTTCGCCACCTCGCACGTGTACGGGGGCAACGACGATCCCTCGTCGGATCGCGACCTGGAAGGCGTGGAGTTCTGCGATGCGCCCTGGCTGTTCGACGCGCAACCGGGCCTGGCCCGTCGCGGCGACCTGGCCAATGCCATCCCGGCGACTCGCGGCGTGGCCGCCCGCCTGTTCGCGTTCGGCATGGACGCCTGGGGCCTGGTGCCCTACGTCGACTGGATGCGTGGCCATCCCGGCAGCTACCTGCCCGGCGCCACGGGCCAACTGGTGGCCGACGAGTTCGGACGGGTGCGTCGCGTACTCATCTGGGCGCGTTTCACCGACGGCGTGGCCCGTCCGGTCGCCGGTAGCCTCGAACTCGAAGCGCCGGCCACGGCCCCCGACGTCGAGAACGGCGGCGGCTGA
- a CDS encoding YraN family protein, translating to MNTTSRKTTARRATGDRFEGAARSFLETRGLCLVQANFLCRHGEIDLVMRDGETLVFVEVRYRRDSAFGGALASITVAKQRRIVSAAHVWLAGRPRDAWRPCRFDVMAFEGSGVEWIRGAFEP from the coding sequence TTGAATACCACGTCCCGCAAGACCACCGCGCGCCGCGCCACCGGAGATCGTTTCGAGGGCGCGGCGCGATCGTTTCTGGAAACCCGCGGACTGTGCCTCGTGCAGGCGAACTTCCTCTGCCGGCACGGGGAGATCGACCTGGTGATGCGCGACGGCGAGACCCTGGTGTTCGTCGAGGTGCGCTATCGACGTGACTCGGCCTTTGGAGGCGCGCTGGCGTCGATCACGGTGGCCAAGCAGCGGCGCATCGTGAGCGCGGCGCATGTGTGGCTAGCCGGGAGGCCGCGCGATGCGTGGCGGCCTTGCCGCTTCGACGTGATGGCGTTCGAGGGCTCGGGCGTCGAGTGGATCCGCGGCGCTTTCGAACCCTGA
- a CDS encoding HAD family hydrolase — MSSRDAIVFLFDVDNTLIDNDRFSADLADRLERDFGAEGRERYRAIDKEIRGQVGYADYLGALQRLRGKDSDPRFMEMSFFLLDYPFDERRFPGVPQTIDHLRTLGRPVIMSDGDTVFQPRKIRRAGLWDAFRGDVLIYVHKEEMLDHMQATYPADHYVMVDDKPRILVAMKKLLGDKVTTVFVKQGHYAVESEFNGVSPDITVASVAELATLGREAFPSRTGSAPTLR; from the coding sequence GTGTCTTCCCGCGATGCCATCGTTTTCCTCTTCGACGTCGACAACACCCTGATCGACAACGACCGTTTCAGCGCCGACCTGGCCGATCGCCTGGAGCGCGACTTCGGCGCCGAGGGGCGCGAGCGCTACCGGGCCATCGACAAGGAGATCCGTGGACAGGTCGGTTACGCCGACTACCTGGGCGCGCTGCAACGACTGCGCGGCAAGGACAGCGACCCCCGGTTCATGGAGATGTCGTTCTTCCTGCTCGACTATCCGTTCGACGAGCGCCGTTTCCCGGGCGTGCCGCAGACCATCGATCACCTGCGGACGCTGGGGCGCCCGGTGATCATGTCCGATGGCGATACGGTGTTCCAGCCACGCAAGATCCGCCGCGCCGGATTGTGGGATGCCTTCCGCGGCGACGTGCTGATCTACGTGCACAAGGAAGAAATGCTCGACCACATGCAGGCGACGTACCCCGCCGATCATTACGTCATGGTGGACGACAAACCGCGCATCCTCGTGGCGATGAAGAAGCTCCTGGGCGACAAGGTGACCACGGTGTTCGTGAAGCAGGGGCACTATGCGGTGGAGAGCGAGTTCAACGGCGTTTCGCCCGATATCACGGTGGCTTCGGTGGCCGAGCTGGCGACCCTGGGGCGCGAGGCATTCCCATCGCGGACAGGGTCCGCTCCCACCCTTCGGTAG